A genomic window from Hyalangium minutum includes:
- a CDS encoding outer membrane beta-barrel domain-containing protein, translated as MRLLRLLLALSLLPVVAQAQTDKPAAEKPAAEKPAAAPRPASSTGSSESEAGDVSEVDKDDLGPLRERIRPVSGHLFLKRGRFEISPSATISLRDAFFRKYIFGATFTYFPTETFGVGLRAGYSIPTVSGAAQICTFTDSGSGGVSRGCNAPTFEQLDGAAPGQLTLLGGVDVQWAPIYGKISLLAESFAHFDMYGVLGASLVQYKGPPDTAGVQSTSRMTAGGNVGVGFRFFLNRYMTLRTEVRDLIYVEKAILPATTLRNQLMFELGVSFFLPTALPES; from the coding sequence ATGAGACTCCTTCGCCTGCTCCTGGCCCTCAGCCTGCTGCCCGTGGTGGCGCAGGCCCAGACCGACAAGCCCGCGGCCGAGAAGCCTGCGGCCGAGAAGCCCGCGGCGGCCCCCCGGCCGGCGTCTTCCACGGGCTCCTCGGAGTCCGAGGCCGGTGACGTCTCCGAGGTGGACAAGGACGACCTGGGCCCTCTGCGCGAGCGCATCCGCCCGGTGTCCGGCCACCTGTTCCTCAAGCGCGGCCGCTTCGAGATCAGCCCGTCGGCCACCATCTCCCTGCGGGATGCCTTCTTCCGCAAGTACATCTTCGGGGCCACGTTCACCTACTTCCCCACGGAGACGTTCGGCGTCGGCTTGCGCGCCGGCTACTCCATCCCCACGGTGTCCGGCGCGGCGCAGATCTGCACCTTCACTGATAGCGGCTCCGGCGGCGTGAGCCGGGGTTGCAACGCGCCGACCTTCGAGCAGCTCGACGGCGCCGCGCCCGGCCAGCTCACCCTGCTGGGTGGCGTGGACGTGCAGTGGGCGCCCATCTACGGGAAGATCTCCCTGCTGGCCGAGAGCTTCGCCCACTTCGACATGTACGGCGTCCTGGGCGCCTCCCTGGTGCAGTACAAGGGGCCGCCGGACACCGCCGGGGTGCAGAGCACCTCGCGGATGACCGCGGGCGGCAACGTGGGCGTTGGCTTCCGCTTCTTCCTCAACCGCTACATGACGCTGCGCACGGAGGTGAGAGACCTCATCTACGTGGAGAAGGCCATCCTTCCGGCCACCACCCTGCGCAACCAGCTGATGTTCGAGCTGGGTGTCTCCTTCTTCCTCCCCACCGCTCTCCCCGAGTCATGA
- a CDS encoding outer membrane beta-barrel domain-containing protein, producing MNRLQATLLALCLWPALALAQDQGMGLDLTQQDDASKPEEQPESSPETPPLAEPPPTPSVATPAPGQELLPTDITNEDRVKSVQRKVYLKKGRFELTPLVSLSINDPYYSKFGASLRGAYYFADTLAISARGSVMQVLPSDDVRTAKRAFQSRIYHSVPQWSGMADVEWAPLYGKVAFLNSILHFDGYLLGGAGVVKTETSALEGRSISIGADLGLGMRFVAKDFLAVNVALINTSYVDQPLGTSKGAVQNLMTINAGISLFFPLRSTGRESE from the coding sequence GTGAATCGCCTCCAGGCCACTCTGCTCGCGCTCTGCCTCTGGCCCGCGCTGGCGCTCGCCCAAGATCAAGGGATGGGGTTGGACCTCACCCAACAGGACGACGCCAGCAAGCCCGAGGAGCAGCCCGAATCCTCTCCTGAGACCCCTCCACTCGCAGAGCCGCCGCCCACGCCGAGCGTGGCAACGCCCGCTCCGGGGCAGGAGCTGCTGCCCACCGACATCACCAACGAGGACCGCGTCAAGAGCGTCCAGCGCAAGGTGTACCTGAAGAAGGGACGCTTCGAGCTGACGCCGCTGGTGAGCCTCTCGATCAATGATCCGTACTACTCGAAGTTCGGCGCGTCGCTGCGTGGCGCGTACTACTTCGCGGACACACTGGCCATCTCCGCGCGCGGCTCGGTGATGCAGGTGCTCCCGTCGGATGACGTGCGCACCGCCAAGCGCGCCTTCCAGAGCCGCATCTACCACTCGGTGCCGCAGTGGTCCGGCATGGCGGATGTGGAGTGGGCGCCGCTCTATGGAAAGGTGGCCTTCCTCAACTCCATCCTCCACTTCGACGGCTACCTGCTGGGCGGCGCGGGCGTGGTGAAGACGGAGACCTCCGCGCTGGAGGGCCGCTCCATCAGCATCGGCGCGGACCTGGGCCTGGGAATGCGCTTCGTGGCCAAGGACTTCCTGGCCGTGAACGTGGCGCTCATCAACACCTCGTACGTCGACCAGCCACTGGGCACCAGCAAGGGTGCCGTTCAGAACCTCATGACGATCAATGCCGGTATCTCGTTGTTCTTCCCGCTGCGGTCCACGGGACGGGAGAGCGAGTGA
- the cglC gene encoding adventurous gliding motility lipoprotein CglC, which translates to MSVRLAIFLSAAALLASGCDVTTQLGVPCVLVKRDPTSDSTTGVRSTPVLEGEIAENQDFISFGSTDCEDLICVRDADAPRDSDPNAPAQGYCSQECVAGSSSCEVTDTSVDEVLRNRMDCRPLLLDQASLERLKRDDPVTYRNTFGETNSPYFCAGKLSAQPE; encoded by the coding sequence ATGTCCGTGCGTCTGGCCATCTTCCTGAGCGCCGCCGCCCTGCTGGCCAGCGGGTGCGATGTCACCACCCAGCTGGGCGTTCCCTGCGTGCTGGTGAAGCGCGATCCCACCTCCGACAGCACCACGGGTGTGCGCTCCACCCCCGTCCTGGAGGGCGAGATCGCTGAAAACCAGGACTTCATCTCCTTTGGATCCACGGACTGCGAGGACCTCATCTGCGTCCGGGATGCGGATGCCCCGCGGGACTCGGACCCGAACGCGCCGGCCCAGGGCTACTGCAGCCAGGAGTGCGTGGCGGGCTCGTCCTCGTGTGAGGTGACGGACACCAGCGTGGACGAGGTGCTGCGCAACCGGATGGATTGCCGCCCGCTGCTGCTGGACCAGGCCTCGCTGGAGCGCCTCAAGCGGGACGATCCGGTCACCTACCGGAACACCTTCGGGGAGACGAACTCCCCGTATTTCTGCGCCGGCAAACTGTCCGCGCAGCCGGAGTGA